A window from Primulina eburnea isolate SZY01 chromosome 2, ASM2296580v1, whole genome shotgun sequence encodes these proteins:
- the LOC140823544 gene encoding protein LONGIFOLIA 1-like isoform X1: MVSGKETDMSERTLNRDMRKQIGCMNGIFQFLDPNHFLAGRRVNGRNHKRLIQGAQHHMDSKNASKAVMEEDLEVQKEKSRSSMESSRPSYSSSSSCSSTFSSLECNGTVKQELLSPRQTGMPETRSQITAMKEPKSHELQDVVKDSLYKKTHGLSIKCPAKDEIRGRVLKHVDSPRPLELPRYVKPKAMSAEGSTRVLAKLQDRTNSSKDERMALPRLSYDGRESREISKSMMKLKELPRLSLDSRASTTKCSALETRLDLLGCDLHVKNDKWIEESQSNQEPGSHNRSSSLVAKLMGLESFPDNAASSDGGITNINRCPKEDFVSSSSQTAENSNQNHFSYSPRITRNDPASPRLPSSHSDWKPSTRSRFPLEPAPWRNQDSNNDSPKVASHSRTASTNIQHQSSSVYGELEKRITELEFKKSDKDLRALKRILEAMQKTRGGLENQRGEYVQFTSRTRTYSLDESCSDRNYCLSMWHDKKNHQQAFTINEHSLPKIRDSSIVIMKPPTIMDREKLSRSTQVSRIAIQHLHRFQNQDSRGYRDNSVHKQAAEDSKARAIDFSVSSPRDPSIGKKIIRRTSKVEQTLKASPRMMLKSCNTFGKSSECVSQRLTENRGRIEKQPHRTTPSPDSGRVKRHSIKKVVEKGSNAGELNIKSTNLRLSDDKFSERSTETRYSSNQGDTASIKSKDNISLSSQMATEVTGIVSSINTNTKTHESPQNSVATLIEHMPSVKVAATMMEQPSPVSVLDTTIYEEDSPSPIKKISTAFQEDESSYPDEALWNLEKLNHFPLDHCYEHNQKKLENIKDLIHELRWLKTKPDEATAKQTASVDVSPNQDHKYINKMILTSGLLEDMNFISSTDQLHSSSHLIDPNMFHILEQTEETMDGPSGELNRKSDWLQSSCRSHRKVVFDMVNEIYARKIAADGSFAPDRKRVSPEFLIKELYLEVDRLQQKAESNLDEDGLIRILNADMMYQSDDWVDYGVEFPALVLDIERLIFKDLINEVVTSDTMGLHNWPKKHCRQLFRK, from the exons AAGGAGAAATCGAGGAGTTCCATGGAATCGTCCCGACCCTCTTAttcatcatcatcttcttgtTCATCTACGTTCTCATCACTCGAGTGTAACGGAACAGTTAAACAAGAATTACTTTCTCCGAGACAAACCGGTATGCCTGAGACGCGATCACAGATCACAGCCATGAAAGAGCCGAAATCCCATGAACTTCAAGATGTGGTGAAGGACTCATTGTACAAAAAAACACATGGATTGTCGATAAAATGCCCAGCCAAAGATGAAATAAGAGGCCGTGTCTTGAAACACGTCGACTCTCCCAGGCCTTTGGAGCTGCCCAGATATGTGAAACCGAAAGCCATGAGTGCTGAGGGATCAACTCGAGTTCTTGCCAAGCTCCAGGATCGCACAAACAGCTCCAAGGATGAGAGGATGGCACTTCCTCGCCTCTCTTACGATGGAAGAGAATCACGAGAGATATCGAAGTCAATGATGAAGCTCAAAGAACTCCCAAGGTTATCATTAGACAGCAGAGCAAGTACCACGAAGTGTTCAGCACTCGAGACCAGATTGGATCTTTTGGGCTGTGACTTGCACGTGAAAAATGATAAATGGATCGAAGAATCCCAATCAAACCAAGAACCGGGAAGCCACAATCGATCATCCAGTTTAGTAGCAAAGTTAATGGGTTTGGAATCTTTCCCAGATAATGCTGCATCCAGTGATGGTGGGATCACAAACATCAATAGATGTCCCAAAGAAGATTTTGTTTCAAGCTCGTCCCAAACAGCAGAGAACAGCAACCAAAATCACTTTTCTTACTCCCCACGAATTACACGGAATGATCCTGCCTCACCACGATTGCCTTCTTCCCATTCTGATTGGAAACCAAGCACCCGttcaaggtttccattggaacCTGCTCCATGGAGGAACCAAGATTCTAATAATGATTCTCCCAAGGTGGCTTCCCACAGTAGGACAGCTTCGACAAATATCCAGCATCAATCTTCTTCAGTTTATGGTGAACTTGAGAAGAGAATAACAGAACTTGAATTCAAAAAGTCTGACAAGGATCTGAGAGCTCTTAAACGGATACTCGAAGCAATGCAAAAAACAAGAGGCGGATTGGAAAATCAAAGAGGAGAGTATGTTCAATTCACATCACGTACAAGGACGTATAGTTTAGATGAAAGCTGCTCTGATCGGAATTATTGCTTGTCAATGTGGCATGATAAAAAGAATCATCAACAAGCTTTTACCATTAACGAGCATAGCCTTCCAAAGATAAGAGATTCTTCAATTGTGATCATGAAACCACCAACAATAATGGACAGAGAGAAACTTTCGAGATCAACTCAGGTTTCCAGAATAGCAATACAGCATTTGCATAGATTTCAAAATCAAGACTCTAGAGGGTACAGGGATAACTCAGTTCACAAACAAGCAGCAGAAGATTCGAAAGCAAGGGCAATTGATTTCAGTGTCTCAAGTCCACGTGATCCTTCCATCGGAAAGAAGATCATTAGGAGAACCTCAAAAGTTGAGCAAACCTTAAAAGCATCTCCACGGATGATGTTGAAAAGTTGTAATACTTTTGGAAAGAGTTCTGAATGCGTGAGCCAGAGATTAACAGAGAATCGAGGCAGGATAGAAAAACAACCCCATCGCACAACCCCATCACCAGATTCAGGCAGGGTCAAAAGGCACTCCATTAAGAAAGTCGTAGAAAAAGGTTCAAACGCCGGGGAACTCAACATAAAATCAACAAATCTGCGATTAAGTGATGATAAATTTAGTGAGCGAAGCACCGAGACAAGATATTCAAGTAACCAGGGTGATACAGCTTCTATAAAGTCCAAAGACAACATTAGCCTATCCTCACAGATGGCAACAGAAGTCACAGGCATCGTTAGTTCTATTAACACAAATACCAAAACACATGAG TCACCCCAGAATTCAGTGGCAACATTGATCGAACACATGCCATCAGTCAAAGTTGCAGCAACCATGATGGAACAACCAAGTCCAGTCTCGGTTCTTGATACCACAATTTATGAAGAAGATTCACCATCTCCCATTAAGAAGATATCAACAGCTTTTCAAG AAGATGAAAGTTCGTATCCTGATGAAGCTCTATGGAATCTAGAGAAACTTAATCATTTCCCACTTGATCATTGTTACGAGCACAATCAAAAGAAGCTAGAAAACATAAAGGACTTGATCCATGAGCTTAGATGGTTGAAAACCAAACCTGACGAAGCTACGGCAAAGCAAACTGCATCAGTGGATGTGAGCCCAAATCAGGATCACAAATACATTAATAAGATGATACTCACTTCAGGACTTCTCGAGGACATGAACTTCATCTCTTCAACCGATCAGCTCCATTCCTCATCCCATCTGATCGATCCAAATATGTTCCACATCCTCGAACAAACTGAGGAAACCATGGACGGGCCTAGTGGAGAACTCAACAGAAAGAGTGATTGGTTACAGTCAAGTTGTAGAAGCCATAGAAAAGTTGTTTTTGATAtggtaaatgagatatatgCCCGCAAAATTGCTGCAGATGGATCATTCGCCCCAGATAGGAAAAGGGTAAGCCCGGAATTCCTCATAAAGGAATTATATCTGGAAGTGGACCGGCTGCAGCAGAAGGCAGAAAGCAATCTTGATGAAGATGGGCTGATCAGAATCTTAAATGCAGATATGATGTATCAATCGGATGACTGGGTAGACTACGGTGTTGAGTTTCCAGCCTTGGTGTTGGATATCGAACGATTGATCTTTAAAGACTTAATTAACGAGGTAGTTACGAGTGACACTATGGGTCTGCACAACTGGCCAAAGAAACATTGCAGGCAACTGTTCAGAAAGTAG
- the LOC140823544 gene encoding protein LONGIFOLIA 1-like isoform X2, with protein MVSGKETDMSERTLNRDMRKQIGCMNGIFQFLDPNHFLAGRRVNGRNHKRLIQGAQHHMDSKNASKAVMEEDLEVQKEKSRSSMESSRPSYSSSSSCSSTFSSLECNGTVKQELLSPRQTGMPETRSQITAMKEPKSHELQDVVKDSLYKKTHGLSIKCPAKDEIRGRVLKHVDSPRPLELPRYVKPKAMSAEGSTRVLAKLQDRTNSSKDERMALPRLSYDGRESREISKSMMKLKELPRLSLDSRASTTKCSALETRLDLLGCDLHVKNDKWIEESQSNQEPGSHNRSSSLVAKLMGLESFPDNAASSDGGITNINRCPKEDFVSSSSQTAENSNQNHFSYSPRITRNDPASPRLPSSHSDWKPSTRSRFPLEPAPWRNQDSNNDSPKVASHSRTASTNIQHQSSSVYGELEKRITELEFKKSDKDLRALKRILEAMQKTRGGLENQRGEYVQFTSRTRTYSLDESCSDRNYCLSMWHDKKNHQQAFTINEHSLPKIRDSSIVIMKPPTIMDREKLSRSTQVSRIAIQHLHRFQNQDSRGYRDNSVHKQAAEDSKARAIDFSVSSPRDPSIGKKIIRRTSKVEQTLKASPRMMLKSCNTFGKSSECVSQRLTENRGRIEKQPHRTTPSPDSGRVKRHSIKKVVEKGSNAGELNIKSTNLRLSDDKFSERSTETRYSSNQGDTASIKSKDNISLSSQMATEVTGIVSSINTNTKTHENSVATLIEHMPSVKVAATMMEQPSPVSVLDTTIYEEDSPSPIKKISTAFQEDESSYPDEALWNLEKLNHFPLDHCYEHNQKKLENIKDLIHELRWLKTKPDEATAKQTASVDVSPNQDHKYINKMILTSGLLEDMNFISSTDQLHSSSHLIDPNMFHILEQTEETMDGPSGELNRKSDWLQSSCRSHRKVVFDMVNEIYARKIAADGSFAPDRKRVSPEFLIKELYLEVDRLQQKAESNLDEDGLIRILNADMMYQSDDWVDYGVEFPALVLDIERLIFKDLINEVVTSDTMGLHNWPKKHCRQLFRK; from the exons AAGGAGAAATCGAGGAGTTCCATGGAATCGTCCCGACCCTCTTAttcatcatcatcttcttgtTCATCTACGTTCTCATCACTCGAGTGTAACGGAACAGTTAAACAAGAATTACTTTCTCCGAGACAAACCGGTATGCCTGAGACGCGATCACAGATCACAGCCATGAAAGAGCCGAAATCCCATGAACTTCAAGATGTGGTGAAGGACTCATTGTACAAAAAAACACATGGATTGTCGATAAAATGCCCAGCCAAAGATGAAATAAGAGGCCGTGTCTTGAAACACGTCGACTCTCCCAGGCCTTTGGAGCTGCCCAGATATGTGAAACCGAAAGCCATGAGTGCTGAGGGATCAACTCGAGTTCTTGCCAAGCTCCAGGATCGCACAAACAGCTCCAAGGATGAGAGGATGGCACTTCCTCGCCTCTCTTACGATGGAAGAGAATCACGAGAGATATCGAAGTCAATGATGAAGCTCAAAGAACTCCCAAGGTTATCATTAGACAGCAGAGCAAGTACCACGAAGTGTTCAGCACTCGAGACCAGATTGGATCTTTTGGGCTGTGACTTGCACGTGAAAAATGATAAATGGATCGAAGAATCCCAATCAAACCAAGAACCGGGAAGCCACAATCGATCATCCAGTTTAGTAGCAAAGTTAATGGGTTTGGAATCTTTCCCAGATAATGCTGCATCCAGTGATGGTGGGATCACAAACATCAATAGATGTCCCAAAGAAGATTTTGTTTCAAGCTCGTCCCAAACAGCAGAGAACAGCAACCAAAATCACTTTTCTTACTCCCCACGAATTACACGGAATGATCCTGCCTCACCACGATTGCCTTCTTCCCATTCTGATTGGAAACCAAGCACCCGttcaaggtttccattggaacCTGCTCCATGGAGGAACCAAGATTCTAATAATGATTCTCCCAAGGTGGCTTCCCACAGTAGGACAGCTTCGACAAATATCCAGCATCAATCTTCTTCAGTTTATGGTGAACTTGAGAAGAGAATAACAGAACTTGAATTCAAAAAGTCTGACAAGGATCTGAGAGCTCTTAAACGGATACTCGAAGCAATGCAAAAAACAAGAGGCGGATTGGAAAATCAAAGAGGAGAGTATGTTCAATTCACATCACGTACAAGGACGTATAGTTTAGATGAAAGCTGCTCTGATCGGAATTATTGCTTGTCAATGTGGCATGATAAAAAGAATCATCAACAAGCTTTTACCATTAACGAGCATAGCCTTCCAAAGATAAGAGATTCTTCAATTGTGATCATGAAACCACCAACAATAATGGACAGAGAGAAACTTTCGAGATCAACTCAGGTTTCCAGAATAGCAATACAGCATTTGCATAGATTTCAAAATCAAGACTCTAGAGGGTACAGGGATAACTCAGTTCACAAACAAGCAGCAGAAGATTCGAAAGCAAGGGCAATTGATTTCAGTGTCTCAAGTCCACGTGATCCTTCCATCGGAAAGAAGATCATTAGGAGAACCTCAAAAGTTGAGCAAACCTTAAAAGCATCTCCACGGATGATGTTGAAAAGTTGTAATACTTTTGGAAAGAGTTCTGAATGCGTGAGCCAGAGATTAACAGAGAATCGAGGCAGGATAGAAAAACAACCCCATCGCACAACCCCATCACCAGATTCAGGCAGGGTCAAAAGGCACTCCATTAAGAAAGTCGTAGAAAAAGGTTCAAACGCCGGGGAACTCAACATAAAATCAACAAATCTGCGATTAAGTGATGATAAATTTAGTGAGCGAAGCACCGAGACAAGATATTCAAGTAACCAGGGTGATACAGCTTCTATAAAGTCCAAAGACAACATTAGCCTATCCTCACAGATGGCAACAGAAGTCACAGGCATCGTTAGTTCTATTAACACAAATACCAAAACACATGAG AATTCAGTGGCAACATTGATCGAACACATGCCATCAGTCAAAGTTGCAGCAACCATGATGGAACAACCAAGTCCAGTCTCGGTTCTTGATACCACAATTTATGAAGAAGATTCACCATCTCCCATTAAGAAGATATCAACAGCTTTTCAAG AAGATGAAAGTTCGTATCCTGATGAAGCTCTATGGAATCTAGAGAAACTTAATCATTTCCCACTTGATCATTGTTACGAGCACAATCAAAAGAAGCTAGAAAACATAAAGGACTTGATCCATGAGCTTAGATGGTTGAAAACCAAACCTGACGAAGCTACGGCAAAGCAAACTGCATCAGTGGATGTGAGCCCAAATCAGGATCACAAATACATTAATAAGATGATACTCACTTCAGGACTTCTCGAGGACATGAACTTCATCTCTTCAACCGATCAGCTCCATTCCTCATCCCATCTGATCGATCCAAATATGTTCCACATCCTCGAACAAACTGAGGAAACCATGGACGGGCCTAGTGGAGAACTCAACAGAAAGAGTGATTGGTTACAGTCAAGTTGTAGAAGCCATAGAAAAGTTGTTTTTGATAtggtaaatgagatatatgCCCGCAAAATTGCTGCAGATGGATCATTCGCCCCAGATAGGAAAAGGGTAAGCCCGGAATTCCTCATAAAGGAATTATATCTGGAAGTGGACCGGCTGCAGCAGAAGGCAGAAAGCAATCTTGATGAAGATGGGCTGATCAGAATCTTAAATGCAGATATGATGTATCAATCGGATGACTGGGTAGACTACGGTGTTGAGTTTCCAGCCTTGGTGTTGGATATCGAACGATTGATCTTTAAAGACTTAATTAACGAGGTAGTTACGAGTGACACTATGGGTCTGCACAACTGGCCAAAGAAACATTGCAGGCAACTGTTCAGAAAGTAG